Part of the Candidatus Omnitrophota bacterium genome, CGCAAAGGGGATAGGTTTTATTACGAAAGAGGAGGTCCCGCGTCCCAGTTCTTTAGAAATGTGGCTTGATATTCCTGACCAGGGTGAGTCTTTTTATACTCGGGGCCAGGTTGCCTGGTCCAAAAGGTTAAGCCCAGCGCAGAATAGAATAGGTATTGAGCTGGAAAAAGCAGATTTGATGGGTTTATCCCGTGTATTAAGGCTTGATTAAACAGGATATCCTGATAAAAAAGCAGCATAAAAAACCTTGACCCAGCTTTAATTATATGTTAAATTTTATTACCGTTGTTCTTTAAATTCAGGGTCAGTATTTCTTCCCGACATAATAATTTCCAAAAAAATTTTTTAGGAGGCGGAGGATAAATGAAGCGTATATTGTATTTCGCTGTTACAGCGGTTTTCTTGTTTCAATTTATAGGCTGCAGTCAACCCCTAAGCAAAGATAGCGGCAAGGTGATCACTGTCTGGCATTGGATGACGGATAGAGAAGCTGCTTTTGCCGAACTTGCAAAAAGGTATGAAGTTGCCAGCGGTATAAAAATAAATTTTGAACTATATGCCCCTTCCGACGCATACTCACAGAAGGTGCGGGCAGCTGCCCAGGGCGGAACGCTTCCTGACGTATTTGGCATACTGGGTGAGAAAAGGGATTTTGGTTCTTTTATAAAAGCAGGCCACATACTTGACCTTACCCCATACATGCAGGAAAACCAGAATGAATGGAAAAATGTTTTCTTCACGAAGGCGCTTGAAGTAAACGAATTTACCGAAGGCAACAGTTATTCAGTCCCCCCGGGAATTTATGCTGTTCCAATCGATATAATGACCATACAGATGGTCTATAATAAAGAGCTGTTTAAAAAACTCGGCTTAAATCCTAATCGCCCACCTCAGACTTTTCAGGAACTACTTGATATAGGCAATAAAATTAAAGCTAACAATATGCAGGGGTTAGTTTCCGGATGGGGCGAAGTGTGGATGATTGATTGTCTTGCTAATAATTATGCTTTCAATATTATGGGTAAAGATAAAGTCCTGGCAACCATAAAGGGAGAAGTGCCTTATACTGATCCGGATTGGATAAAAGTCCTTACCTTATTTAAAGAGATGCAGGACTCAGGTGTCCTTTCAAGCGGGTTGGTTACTATGATCAATAAGACCGCCGAACAGTTATTTGCAAACGAAAAGGCGGTTTTTGCTTTTAACGGTTCATGGTGTGTAAATGTTTATAACAGCATGAACCCGAATTTAGCCTATGGGGTCTTTTTGCCTCCTAAGGCTTCAGACAAGTACCCTATGAGCATATGGGGAGGCGCCGGTTCTTCTTTTATGGTCAATGCCCGCTCAAAGAATAAAGAAGAAGCGGTTAAATTTTTAAAATGGATTACGGAGCGCCAACAACAGGTTTTTCTAGCCGAAGAGACAAAGAATTTGCCGGCTAATAAGAGCAGTTTAAGCAAGATATCCGAAGTTTTGAAGCAATTCGCTGATGACATGGATGCGACCACACATCCTAATACCTGGGGTGTATCGGAATTCCCAGCAGTAATAGAGGCTTTTGATAAAGGTATCCAGTCTATAATAATCGGGGAAAAAACCCCCGAACAGGCCGCTTCCGACGTCCAGAAAATAAAAGAACGGGAAATGGCCAAAAGAAAAAAATAGTTTGAGTTTTAGGCGAGATGGATAAAGTCCTGAAAATAAAATCCACACTTGAAAATTACTTCTTTGTACTTCCTGCCGTATTAATTTTTTCAATTTTTTATGTCATTCCTTTTGTCTGGGTCTTCAGGCTCGGTTTATATGAGTGGGATGGTATTATGCCTACCATGAGCTTTGTGGGCATGTCAAATTTTAAAGAAATAATCCTTCAGGACAGAATATGGTGGGACTCGATGTTAAATGCCGGCTACATCACTTTAATTGCACTTACGTTGCAGAATGCGGTGGCGTTTTTATTGGCCTGGGCATGCGACAGGGAGATCCGCCTTAAAAACTTTTACCGGGTCATATTCTTTATACCTCCGGTTCTTTCGGAGGTCGTAGTCGGTTTGGTTTGGCAGTGGATCCTTGATGGCAACTACGGCTTGCTCAATAATTGGCTTACTCATTTAGGGCTGGCTAATTTTACCAGGAACTGGCTGGCTGACCCAAATACTGCCCTGACTACTGTGGCTATAGTGCATTCATGGAAAGGGTTTGGTTGGGGATTCCTTATATTTCTGGCGGGTTTGCAGACAATACCAAGAGAATTGTATGAAGCAGCCAGGGTAGACGGCGCCAATGCCTGGCAGTCCTTTACGAGGGTAACCTTACCTTTAATGGTGCCCGTAGCGGTATTAGTCGGCATATTGACGATTTTGGGAACTATGCAGGCATTCGTGCTTATTATAGCAATGACCGGAGGCGGTCCGGCTTATCATACTCAGGTACCGGTTTTAAGGATACTTGCTTCAATGCGTGCTTCTTCAAGATTCGGATATGCCTGCGCACAGGGTATAGTTTTCGGGTTTATCCTTATGGCTATATCATTTATTCAGTATAGATTTTCAAAGAAGTTCAAACACGCTTAATTATGCAAAATAAAAGAATAAAAACAGAGCGGTATTATAAGACAAAAAAGACGGCGATAAACCTTATAATCCATTTATTCCTGATAACAGTTGCGGTTACCTGTGTTTTCCCTCTTTTTTGGATGATTGCCTCAAGCTTAAAGACGCAGGAGACAATATTCAGGGATATGTCGCTGTTCCCTAAAGAGCTTCATTTTGAGAACTATTATTTGGCATGGAAGGAAGGCGGTTTTGGCAGGTATTTCTTAAACAGCATCTTTTATACAGCTTCAGTCGTATTGGGAATAGTAATAATTTCTTCGCTGGCAGCATATGCCTTTGCCCGCTTCAGGTTCCCGGGCAGAAATCTGCTTTTCTTCATGTTTATGGCAGCGATGATGATCCCTATCCAGGGAAGTTTTGTCGCGCTCTACGTATTACTTAATAAATTACATCTCAGGAATACGCCGCTGGGATATATACTTGCGATGGTAAATGTCGGATTGTCTACCAGTATTTTTATGCTTAAGACATTTTTTGATAAGATGCCTAAGGAGTTAGAGGACGCAGCCAGGATAGACGGATGCTCTAAGCTTGGCACATGGTGGCATGTAGCATTGCCTTTATCAAAGCCTGTACTTGCGGTTGTCGTAGTGTTTAACGCGTTAAACGTATGGAATGAATATGTGCTGGCATTGATAATCTTTGATAGCAAGCCTCTCATGCCGCTTCAGGTCGCGCTTATGACTTTTCAGGGAGAATTTATAACCCGCTATCCGTTGCTTATGGCAGGATTAACACTTACCGCTGTACCTATAATTATACTTTATCTTTTGATGCAGAAATATATTGTTAAGGGAGTAACCCAGGGGGCGCTTGTAGGATGACACGTCAAGTCACAAAGTCACAAAGTCACAAAGTCACAAGGCAAAGGGTAAATATTTTTATTCTTTTTGTGTCCCTGTGTTCTTGTGTCCTCGTGTCCTTGTTTACCCCTGCTCATGCTCAAGAAAAGCCGTCTTCCGGAGAGCTTACAGTAAAATCCTGGGAGGCTCATGGGAAAAAAGATATCGAGGAAACTTTTAAATATACCCAGGAATGCATTGATTTATACAAAGAACAGGCAGATAAAGAGCAGGCTTCTTTAAAAAGTATGCCTAAGGGCAGAAAATATATTGAAGAAGTGCAGTCTTTAAATGACGTTGCCACATGTTATTTTATACAGGCAGAATCCTATAGAGACCAGGGCAAGAATGAAGACGCAATTAAGACTTTTAAGATAGTTGTGGATAAATATTCTTACGGCCAGGCCTGGGATCCCAGAGGCTGGTTCTGGAGCATCGCCAAGGCAGCCCAGGAAAGCATTGACAAGCTTGAGGGCAGGACACCCGTACAAAAGCCGGAAGTAAAGACGCAGGTCAGCCAGCTTCCCACTAAGGTAAGTCTTTATGATCCAGGGAAAGAAGCGCTGATAGATTATAATAAATACGGAGAGTTCACTAATATAGGAACGAAGGATTACAAATATGTAGTCCGTGATCAGGAAGCCTTAGTGCAGGCAGCAGGTGAAGGCGTTTATCCTAATACTACTTCGGTTAGGTGGGACCCGGAATTTAAAAAGGCGATCAAGGAAAAGAGGCTGGTAGGCAGCCACTGGGATTTTGTGCATTCTCCGGATTTAGAAGCAGCATTTTTAAAGTGGGCTACAGCACCTGAACCGCAGGGCGTCAAGCTATTCTATACTGGCCTTATCCTTGAGAAGTCAGGGCTAATCCAACAGGCAATAAAATGTTATTATGCGATCGTAGTGCATTTCCCGGGAAGTTACGGATGGACATATTGGCATACTCCATGGTATATAGGCCAGGCCGCGATAGCTAAAATCAATTATTTATTGAAACAGAACCCATCAATAGGATATAAGCTTGAGGGAGCCGATATTAAAATAATAAATGGTTTTGATAATGATGTATCAAACGATATTGTAATAACGACCCCGGGCGCATTTGTCAAGTCCGGATTCTTAAATAGTGTTAAGAAAAAATTAGCCTCGAATAAAGAGCTGTTAAGCATTAAAAAAAGGCGGGGTAAAGGTAAGGTGCACCTTATACAGCACGAAAACAGTGATTGGCAGTTAATTGTAAATGGCAAGCCTTACATTATTAAAGGTATTACTTATGCCCCGACTAAAATAGGTCAGTCTCCTGATAACGGCACGCTTGGCAACTGGATGGAGGAAGATTTTAACGGAAACGGCAGGGCTGATGGCCCATACGATGCTTTTGCAGACATAAATGGAAATAACAAAAAGGATAAAAATGAGCGTGCAGTGGGCGATTTCCAGCTGATGAAAGATATGGGAGTAAATACGATCAGGTTATATCACCATCCTGCCAAAGTAGATAAAGAATTATTAAGAGAGTTGTATGATAAGTACGGGATAATGGTAATAATGGGTGATTTCCTCGGTAAATACGCCATAGGTTCAGGAGCAAAATGGAATCCCGGTACAGATTATAGTAATGAAGAGCATAGAAAAAACATGCTGGCTTCTGTGACCGAGATGGTCGAGGAATACAAAGACGAGCCATATATTTTATTCTGGCTCTTAGGCAATGAGAATGTCTACGGCTATGCCTGCAATGCGGATAAAGACCCTGAAACCTTCTTTAAGTTTGTTGATGAGGTAGCCAGGCATATTAAATCA contains:
- a CDS encoding extracellular solute-binding protein, with amino-acid sequence MKRILYFAVTAVFLFQFIGCSQPLSKDSGKVITVWHWMTDREAAFAELAKRYEVASGIKINFELYAPSDAYSQKVRAAAQGGTLPDVFGILGEKRDFGSFIKAGHILDLTPYMQENQNEWKNVFFTKALEVNEFTEGNSYSVPPGIYAVPIDIMTIQMVYNKELFKKLGLNPNRPPQTFQELLDIGNKIKANNMQGLVSGWGEVWMIDCLANNYAFNIMGKDKVLATIKGEVPYTDPDWIKVLTLFKEMQDSGVLSSGLVTMINKTAEQLFANEKAVFAFNGSWCVNVYNSMNPNLAYGVFLPPKASDKYPMSIWGGAGSSFMVNARSKNKEEAVKFLKWITERQQQVFLAEETKNLPANKSSLSKISEVLKQFADDMDATTHPNTWGVSEFPAVIEAFDKGIQSIIIGEKTPEQAASDVQKIKEREMAKRKK
- a CDS encoding sugar ABC transporter permease, whose amino-acid sequence is MDKVLKIKSTLENYFFVLPAVLIFSIFYVIPFVWVFRLGLYEWDGIMPTMSFVGMSNFKEIILQDRIWWDSMLNAGYITLIALTLQNAVAFLLAWACDREIRLKNFYRVIFFIPPVLSEVVVGLVWQWILDGNYGLLNNWLTHLGLANFTRNWLADPNTALTTVAIVHSWKGFGWGFLIFLAGLQTIPRELYEAARVDGANAWQSFTRVTLPLMVPVAVLVGILTILGTMQAFVLIIAMTGGGPAYHTQVPVLRILASMRASSRFGYACAQGIVFGFILMAISFIQYRFSKKFKHA
- a CDS encoding carbohydrate ABC transporter permease translates to MQNKRIKTERYYKTKKTAINLIIHLFLITVAVTCVFPLFWMIASSLKTQETIFRDMSLFPKELHFENYYLAWKEGGFGRYFLNSIFYTASVVLGIVIISSLAAYAFARFRFPGRNLLFFMFMAAMMIPIQGSFVALYVLLNKLHLRNTPLGYILAMVNVGLSTSIFMLKTFFDKMPKELEDAARIDGCSKLGTWWHVALPLSKPVLAVVVVFNALNVWNEYVLALIIFDSKPLMPLQVALMTFQGEFITRYPLLMAGLTLTAVPIIILYLLMQKYIVKGVTQGALVG